Proteins found in one Actinomycetota bacterium genomic segment:
- a CDS encoding ATP-binding cassette domain-containing protein: MEFHASTIVLGIITGLGYGLLSAGLVIVYRTNRIINFAHGEIGALGAAVFVLAVTRWGLPYYVMFPIALAVGAGVGAMAEVAVIRRLRNAPRLMSLVATLGLGQLLFVITATIASSARGAAFYPAPPGLPQFHVGNLLVQPAASGLLFFSPVVVVALALFLQRSRLGLALRSAAANPEAARMAGVSASRMSTLAWAIGGVLSAFTAILVAPSLPGGLYTAASSGPSLLTRGLAGAIVARMTNLPVALAAGVGIGVTEGVLLQNFRSGGLMDLTLFAIIVVTLLFRSREGSREEDKGSAWATVQPWRPLPEAVAKLWAVRNLGTIIGLGALAVLSVAPLMLGNVTAVSLTVLLGFLMVALSVGIITGLGGQLTLGQFALAAVGATVSAQIATRTGGNLPLALLYGGLAAAAVTIVIGLPALRLKGLFLAVTTLAFAVAMANWVLIQPWAMGGGISTGRPVIAGRTVEPGRGYYYIALLTFVVLFLVCRNIRRTGFGRLLLAVRDNEDAARAFGLNVRWIKIQGFVLAGFIAGVGGAAYGHSYSEIGRQQFAAEFSVDVVVMTVVGGIGMLAGPVLGVLFVRGIPAFVPLDSLALLASRLGLLLLIMYFPGGVVQLISPLRERVVRWVAARYGVVVDGIEPPVAFEEATPIVSHAPAATNGHRTARGPREILRVSSVQRSYGGLRAVDDVSLEVAEGEIVGLIGPNGAGKTTLFEVIAGFVAPDGGRVVFRGEDVTRWTPERKAKAGLIRSFQDVALFPTLSVLETVQLALEMRVPTRFMSSVLGLTGRDRRREEIARDIVGTMGLWSFRNKQIQELSTGTRRICELACLVALRPKLLLLDEPSSGIAQRETEALAHLLADLKERYSMTLLVIEHDIPLIMGLSDRVIAMDAGQVIAHGRPDVVRNDPKVVEAYLGGRLEAIERSGTGVPGEAEGEGDVSVLAAIPGLGNARIAALLEEFGSVDAMREAGVEELSRVRGVGPALATKVAARLNGRVDATT; this comes from the coding sequence ATGGAGTTCCACGCCTCCACGATCGTCCTCGGCATCATCACCGGGCTCGGCTACGGGCTGCTGAGTGCAGGGCTCGTGATCGTCTACCGGACGAACCGGATCATCAACTTCGCCCACGGCGAGATCGGTGCCCTCGGCGCCGCGGTCTTCGTGCTCGCGGTCACTCGCTGGGGATTGCCCTACTACGTGATGTTCCCGATCGCCCTGGCCGTGGGCGCCGGCGTCGGCGCCATGGCGGAGGTGGCCGTCATACGCCGGCTGCGCAACGCGCCACGTCTCATGAGCCTGGTGGCGACGCTCGGGCTGGGCCAGCTGCTGTTCGTCATCACGGCCACCATCGCGTCGAGCGCCCGGGGCGCGGCCTTCTACCCGGCTCCCCCCGGCCTTCCGCAGTTCCACGTCGGGAACCTGCTCGTCCAACCGGCGGCGTCTGGCCTGCTGTTCTTCTCGCCGGTCGTCGTGGTCGCGCTCGCGCTCTTCCTCCAGCGGAGCCGGCTGGGGTTGGCCCTTCGCAGCGCGGCCGCCAACCCGGAGGCGGCCCGCATGGCCGGGGTCTCCGCATCGAGGATGTCCACGCTGGCCTGGGCCATAGGAGGGGTCCTCTCAGCGTTCACCGCCATCCTGGTCGCGCCGAGCCTCCCAGGGGGGTTGTACACGGCGGCCTCGTCGGGACCCTCGCTCCTCACCCGCGGGCTGGCCGGGGCCATCGTCGCCCGGATGACCAACCTCCCCGTCGCGCTGGCGGCCGGGGTCGGGATCGGCGTCACGGAGGGTGTGCTCCTCCAGAACTTCCGCTCCGGCGGCCTGATGGACCTAACCCTGTTCGCGATCATCGTCGTCACCCTCCTCTTCCGGTCCCGGGAGGGCTCCCGCGAGGAGGACAAGGGCAGTGCGTGGGCGACGGTCCAGCCATGGAGACCCCTGCCCGAGGCGGTCGCGAAGCTATGGGCCGTCCGCAACCTGGGGACGATCATCGGGCTGGGCGCGCTCGCCGTCCTGAGCGTGGCGCCCCTGATGCTCGGGAACGTCACGGCCGTCTCGCTGACCGTCCTGCTCGGCTTCCTGATGGTGGCGCTCTCCGTCGGCATCATCACCGGGCTCGGAGGACAGCTCACCCTCGGACAGTTCGCCCTCGCTGCGGTCGGCGCCACCGTCTCCGCGCAGATCGCCACCCGGACCGGCGGCAACCTCCCCCTCGCCCTGCTCTACGGGGGTCTGGCGGCCGCCGCGGTGACGATCGTTATCGGGCTGCCCGCCCTCCGCCTGAAGGGGCTCTTCCTCGCCGTCACCACGCTCGCCTTCGCCGTCGCGATGGCGAACTGGGTGCTGATCCAGCCGTGGGCGATGGGCGGCGGGATAAGCACCGGGCGCCCCGTCATCGCGGGCCGGACGGTCGAGCCCGGACGGGGGTACTACTACATCGCGCTCCTCACCTTCGTCGTCCTGTTCCTCGTCTGCCGCAACATCCGCCGGACCGGCTTCGGCCGACTACTGCTCGCCGTCCGCGACAACGAGGACGCCGCGCGCGCGTTCGGCCTCAACGTCCGGTGGATAAAGATCCAGGGGTTCGTGCTGGCCGGGTTCATCGCGGGCGTGGGGGGCGCCGCGTACGGACACTCCTACTCCGAGATCGGCCGGCAGCAGTTCGCAGCGGAGTTCAGCGTCGACGTCGTGGTCATGACCGTGGTCGGCGGAATCGGGATGCTCGCCGGACCCGTCCTCGGGGTCCTGTTCGTGCGCGGGATCCCCGCCTTCGTCCCGCTCGACTCGCTCGCCCTGCTCGCCAGCCGGCTCGGGCTGCTGCTGCTGATCATGTACTTCCCGGGTGGAGTGGTGCAGCTGATCTCCCCCCTGCGCGAGCGGGTGGTTCGGTGGGTGGCCGCGCGGTACGGCGTCGTGGTCGACGGTATCGAGCCTCCCGTAGCCTTCGAAGAGGCGACCCCGATCGTCTCCCATGCGCCGGCGGCGACGAACGGGCATCGGACGGCCCGGGGGCCCAGGGAGATCCTGCGGGTGTCGTCCGTCCAGCGGAGCTACGGCGGACTCCGGGCGGTCGACGACGTCTCGCTCGAGGTGGCCGAGGGCGAGATCGTCGGCCTGATCGGTCCGAACGGGGCCGGGAAGACGACGCTCTTCGAGGTGATCGCCGGGTTCGTCGCGCCGGACGGGGGGCGGGTCGTGTTCCGCGGCGAGGACGTGACCCGCTGGACCCCCGAGCGCAAGGCCAAGGCCGGCCTCATCCGCTCGTTCCAGGACGTGGCCTTGTTCCCGACGCTGTCGGTCCTCGAGACCGTCCAGCTCGCGCTCGAGATGCGCGTGCCGACGCGGTTCATGTCCTCCGTGCTCGGGCTCACCGGACGGGACCGCAGGCGCGAGGAGATCGCCCGCGACATCGTCGGGACGATGGGGCTGTGGTCGTTCCGCAACAAGCAGATCCAGGAGCTGTCCACCGGGACGCGCCGGATCTGCGAGCTCGCGTGCCTGGTCGCGCTGCGTCCGAAGCTGCTGCTGCTGGACGAGCCCTCCTCGGGGATCGCCCAGCGCGAGACCGAGGCCCTCGCCCACCTGCTCGCCGACCTCAAGGAGCGGTACTCGATGACCCTGCTCGTGATCGAGCACGACATCCCGCTCATCATGGGCCTGTCGGACAGGGTGATCGCGATGGACGCCGGCCAGGTGATCGCCCACGGGCGCCCGGACGTCGTCCGCAACGATCCGAAGGTGGTCGAGGCTTACCTCGGTGGGCGGCTCGAGGCGATCGAGCGCTCCGGGACAGGCGTGCCCGGAGAGGCCGAGGGCGAAGGGGACGTGTCGGTGCTGGCCGCGATCCCGGGCCTCGGCAACGCGCGGATAGCCGCCCTGCTCGAGGAGTTCGGATCGGTGGACGCGATGCGGGAGGCCGGCGTCGAGGAGCTTTCGCGCGTCCGGGGTGTCGGACCGGCCCTGGCCACGAAGGTCGCGGCGCGGCTGAACGGGAGGGTCGATGCGACTACTTGA
- a CDS encoding MFS transporter, with amino-acid sequence MAKSVAPAELVERVEATREELRTEARNRLGVTGSDDRPPPLLEVLRNHGLSIYPLTALGVLAVVDTFLSYAFRVLAPEVSRTLGVSVGAVAGVIAIKTFAEALGPLPMAALTAHRARRALLIVATAILWSLVAMTAGFVTSVAGLALVLVLDGLTTASVSALHAPMLMDSYPPEGRVRALSYYLAANSFGNVLAPLLVALFVWTVGLTWRGVFLALGILSLLGALSTIRLRDPGFGRWDSEQIRATVRERGSGTSAGTDEGLQGSDVALGFFEVVRRLTLIPTIRRILTVQVAFGVFLIPYQTFLAFFLDERWNLGPGGRGIFTAFVSAVAIVALALFGRRGDAMYRKDPARVVVTASWLIGAAVACICLAALAPSFAVMVALFAIASGLLAPLAPSLNIALLSVIPSGMRPHAAGLIGIATAVGGLAGAALLGGVEAQYGIVGTIVSLIVPGTIGALILRSASTLVRADLDRMIDETLEDEEIRQIRASGSQLPMLACRKIDFSYGHVQVLFDVDFTVDDGEMVALLGTNGAGKSTLLKVISGIGLPSGGSVRFRGADITYLDAERRLKLGITQIPGGRAVFGPMSVVENLRVFGHTAGRNRRHVEEAIERSLDAFPALAQRRNQKASTLSGGEQQMLALTKALILQPRLLLIDELSLGLAPVIVGQLLDMVEEINLGGAAVVLVEQSVNIALNVAEHAYFMEKGQIRFDGPSRELLRRDDLLRAVFLGGAAARG; translated from the coding sequence ATGGCGAAGAGCGTGGCACCGGCGGAGCTCGTCGAGCGGGTGGAAGCAACCCGGGAGGAGCTGCGCACGGAGGCCCGCAACCGGCTCGGGGTCACGGGGAGCGACGACAGGCCGCCTCCGCTGCTCGAGGTGCTGCGGAACCACGGGCTGAGCATCTACCCGCTGACCGCGCTCGGCGTCCTGGCGGTGGTAGACACGTTCCTCAGCTACGCGTTCCGGGTCCTGGCTCCCGAGGTCAGCCGGACGCTCGGGGTCAGCGTCGGCGCGGTGGCCGGGGTCATCGCGATCAAGACCTTCGCCGAGGCGCTGGGTCCGCTCCCCATGGCGGCTCTCACGGCCCACCGGGCGCGTCGCGCGCTGCTGATCGTGGCCACCGCGATCCTGTGGAGCCTGGTCGCGATGACCGCCGGGTTCGTGACATCGGTCGCCGGGCTGGCCCTCGTCCTGGTCCTGGACGGCCTGACCACGGCGAGCGTCTCCGCGCTGCACGCGCCCATGCTGATGGACAGCTACCCGCCCGAGGGGAGGGTCCGGGCTCTCTCCTACTACCTGGCGGCGAACTCCTTCGGCAACGTCCTCGCGCCCTTGCTCGTCGCGCTGTTCGTCTGGACCGTCGGGCTGACCTGGCGAGGCGTGTTCCTCGCTCTGGGGATCCTGTCGCTGCTCGGAGCGCTCTCGACGATCCGGCTGCGCGACCCCGGTTTCGGCAGGTGGGACTCCGAGCAGATCCGGGCGACCGTGAGAGAGAGGGGATCGGGCACCTCGGCCGGGACCGATGAGGGCCTCCAGGGGTCGGACGTGGCGCTCGGCTTCTTCGAGGTGGTGCGACGGCTGACGCTGATCCCGACCATCCGCCGGATCCTCACCGTCCAGGTGGCGTTCGGGGTCTTCCTGATCCCGTACCAGACCTTCCTCGCCTTCTTCCTCGACGAACGGTGGAACCTGGGTCCCGGCGGACGAGGGATCTTCACCGCCTTCGTGTCGGCGGTGGCCATCGTGGCCCTCGCGCTCTTCGGCCGGCGTGGCGACGCGATGTACCGCAAGGACCCGGCCCGTGTGGTGGTCACCGCTTCGTGGCTGATCGGCGCCGCAGTTGCATGCATCTGCCTGGCCGCGCTGGCTCCGAGCTTCGCGGTGATGGTCGCGCTGTTCGCCATCGCCTCGGGTCTGCTCGCCCCCCTGGCCCCTTCGCTCAACATAGCGCTCCTCTCGGTGATCCCGTCCGGCATGCGGCCGCATGCGGCCGGTCTGATCGGGATCGCCACGGCCGTCGGTGGGCTGGCGGGAGCCGCCCTGCTCGGTGGCGTGGAAGCCCAATACGGGATCGTCGGCACGATCGTGTCGCTGATCGTCCCCGGGACGATCGGTGCGCTCATCCTCCGCAGCGCCTCCACGCTCGTCCGCGCCGACCTCGACCGCATGATCGACGAGACGTTGGAGGACGAGGAGATCCGACAGATCCGCGCGTCCGGCTCGCAGCTGCCGATGCTCGCGTGCCGCAAGATCGACTTCTCCTACGGACACGTCCAGGTGCTCTTCGACGTCGACTTCACCGTCGACGACGGCGAGATGGTGGCCCTGCTCGGCACGAACGGCGCGGGGAAGTCGACCCTGCTCAAGGTGATCTCGGGCATCGGGCTCCCGTCGGGTGGGTCGGTCAGGTTCCGCGGGGCGGACATCACCTATCTCGACGCCGAGCGTCGGCTGAAGCTGGGGATCACGCAGATCCCGGGCGGCCGGGCGGTGTTCGGACCGATGAGCGTGGTCGAGAACCTTCGCGTCTTCGGCCACACCGCCGGCCGCAACCGTCGCCACGTCGAGGAGGCCATCGAGCGCAGCCTGGACGCTTTCCCCGCCCTCGCCCAGCGGCGCAACCAGAAGGCGAGCACCCTGTCGGGAGGCGAGCAGCAGATGCTCGCCCTGACGAAGGCGCTCATCCTGCAGCCCCGACTGCTGCTCATCGACGAGCTCTCGCTCGGTCTCGCGCCGGTGATCGTGGGTCAGCTCCTGGACATGGTCGAGGAGATCAACCTTGGGGGGGCGGCGGTCGTGCTCGTCGAGCAGTCGGTCAACATCGCGCTGAACGTGGCCGAGCACGCCTACTTCATGGAGAAGGGGCAGATCCGGTTCGACGGTCCGAGCCGCGAGCTCCTGCGGCGCGACGACCTCCTGCGCGCGGTCTTCCTGGGCGGTGCCGCCGCCAGGGGGTGA
- a CDS encoding CocE/NonD family hydrolase: MRKLVSLLVAASFLGVPAAATADDSPVPVAGEPVLRPDSTFERTDWGYKLRSLDLSNDADHPTIFTMEGYNGASRPTPNAYLRVDDGELIALRVTFGEGPRRDYVQVQASIRGTECSGGQFNLYDRRHAWDGHFIIEWIARQSWSNGKVGMYGQSYPGQTAYLTAATQPPSLAAVAPSLLHSDIYRDIFMPGGVQNYLFPTVWTYGTGPHRLPTGQLQNDGNALTQRQTPPSDEICAQLQTGRYSAGEPPQPQHEPAWAAVGSTDNDWYTSKAALTYAPSITIPYYQQTNWQDEQTGPRSVVLFHHIHPTPREVALPDGSTKTVVPKKFVTSSGTHGFGGYASRDRWTFFDIWVAGRPDTTGFHDTQVVNYFESRSNGEHIAKTSGQRWPFETTTWKDLYLGANGTLTDDPPAGPQRGDTYMSGVARQGWLFYAPDANTGSDITTKRGLPDAVGYESAPLTEDTAMAGPVLADIWASVAGVDTDFFVSVSEVWPDGSVSYVQRGLLKASHRAIDAGRSYYDQGRLVQPYRPHTNPQPVRPGEPTLFQIEVFPLGHIFRAGNRILVQVHTPPVVDGIWGYTPTHQPAAVTVLHDPQHPSRIQLPVVPTDAPLRTDLPLPGCRVPNGFPCAPKSRIP, translated from the coding sequence ATGCGCAAGCTCGTGTCCCTGCTCGTCGCGGCCTCGTTCCTCGGCGTCCCGGCCGCCGCCACCGCAGACGACTCGCCCGTGCCCGTCGCCGGGGAGCCCGTCCTGCGTCCGGACTCCACCTTTGAGCGCACCGACTGGGGTTACAAGCTCCGGTCGCTCGACCTGTCGAACGACGCCGACCACCCGACCATCTTCACGATGGAGGGGTACAACGGCGCGTCCCGCCCGACCCCCAACGCCTACCTGCGCGTCGACGACGGGGAGCTGATCGCCCTGCGGGTCACGTTCGGTGAGGGCCCCCGCCGCGACTACGTCCAGGTGCAGGCGTCCATCCGCGGCACCGAGTGCTCGGGCGGACAGTTCAACCTCTACGACCGACGCCACGCGTGGGACGGCCACTTCATCATCGAGTGGATCGCCCGTCAGTCCTGGTCGAACGGCAAGGTCGGGATGTACGGACAGAGCTATCCCGGACAGACCGCCTACCTGACCGCCGCCACGCAGCCGCCGAGCCTGGCCGCCGTGGCGCCCTCGCTCCTGCACTCGGACATCTACCGCGACATCTTCATGCCGGGCGGGGTGCAGAACTACCTGTTCCCGACGGTGTGGACCTACGGGACCGGCCCCCACCGGCTCCCGACCGGACAGCTGCAGAACGACGGGAACGCGCTCACGCAGCGGCAGACCCCGCCCTCCGACGAGATATGCGCCCAGCTGCAGACCGGGCGGTACTCGGCCGGGGAGCCGCCGCAGCCCCAGCACGAGCCGGCCTGGGCAGCGGTGGGATCGACCGACAACGACTGGTACACGTCGAAGGCCGCGCTGACCTACGCGCCTTCGATCACGATCCCCTACTACCAGCAGACGAACTGGCAGGACGAGCAGACGGGCCCCCGGTCCGTCGTCCTCTTCCACCACATCCACCCCACCCCGAGGGAGGTGGCGCTGCCGGACGGCTCGACGAAGACGGTCGTGCCGAAGAAGTTCGTCACCTCGTCGGGGACGCACGGGTTCGGCGGGTACGCCAGCCGCGACCGGTGGACCTTCTTCGACATCTGGGTGGCCGGCCGTCCGGACACCACCGGGTTCCACGACACCCAGGTCGTGAACTACTTCGAGTCGCGCAGCAACGGCGAGCACATCGCGAAGACGTCCGGACAGCGGTGGCCGTTCGAGACGACCACCTGGAAGGACCTCTACCTGGGCGCGAACGGCACGCTCACCGACGACCCGCCCGCGGGTCCGCAGCGGGGCGACACGTACATGTCGGGGGTGGCTCGCCAGGGCTGGCTCTTCTACGCGCCGGACGCCAACACCGGCAGCGACATCACGACGAAGCGCGGGCTCCCGGACGCCGTCGGCTACGAGAGCGCGCCGCTGACGGAGGACACGGCGATGGCCGGACCCGTCCTCGCCGACATCTGGGCCTCCGTGGCCGGGGTGGACACCGACTTCTTCGTCTCCGTCTCGGAGGTGTGGCCGGACGGTTCGGTCAGCTACGTGCAGCGGGGCCTGCTGAAGGCGTCGCACCGGGCGATCGACGCAGGCCGGTCCTACTACGACCAGGGACGGCTCGTGCAGCCGTACCGCCCGCACACGAACCCGCAACCGGTGCGTCCGGGGGAGCCGACCCTGTTCCAGATCGAGGTCTTCCCGCTCGGACACATCTTCCGGGCCGGGAACAGGATCCTCGTGCAGGTCCACACCCCGCCGGTGGTGGACGGCATCTGGGGGTACACCCCGACGCACCAGCCGGCCGCGGTCACGGTCCTGCACGACCCGCAGCACCCGTCGCGGATCCAGCTCCCGGTCGTCCCGACCGACGCCCCCCTGCGCACGGACCTCCCGCTGCCCGGGTGCCGGGTGCCGAACGGGTTCCCCTGCGCCCCGAAGAGCCGGATCCCGTGA